One segment of Alistipes finegoldii DSM 17242 DNA contains the following:
- the cls gene encoding cardiolipin synthase, protein MQQILTYIFLIIYSVTILGIILVVITDNRNPLKTLPWIIVLVLAPVLGLIFYFFFGQNLSKQRIISRRTRKRITLQLEEAEHTDGPDLPEAYRPLAALLTNTSHSIPLYGSRITTYTDGRSKMEALLTEIACAKHHIHIQYYILNDDETGRRLRDALIAKAREGVEVRILYDDVGSSGAKKSFFRSMRSEGIEVYAFLHVKFPLFTSKVNYRNHRKIAVIDGCVGFLGGMNIADRYVRGTRWGTWRDTHFRIEGSGAAGLQASFLSDWSATTKQQIAAAEYYPPAARFTDNIMQIVSSGPFGKWRTLLQADSYAIARARRRVWIQTPYYLPSDVLNSALQEAALAGIDVRLMLPARSDSKVVDLATHSYLDDMMKAGVKILFYMPGFLHSKLLIIDDMLSVIGSANMDFRSFEHNFEVNAFVYDGEFTARMASVFEEDQSRSHPLTPAEWFRRPRSRRVAESLMRVFSPLL, encoded by the coding sequence ATGCAGCAAATTCTGACATACATTTTTCTGATTATCTATTCGGTCACCATCCTCGGCATCATTCTGGTCGTCATCACCGACAACCGCAATCCGCTGAAGACGCTGCCGTGGATCATCGTGCTGGTGCTGGCCCCCGTCTTGGGGCTGATCTTCTATTTTTTCTTCGGCCAGAACCTCTCCAAACAGCGCATCATCTCGCGCCGGACGCGCAAGCGCATCACCCTGCAGCTCGAAGAAGCCGAGCACACCGACGGTCCCGACCTGCCCGAAGCGTACCGTCCGCTGGCCGCCCTGCTGACCAACACGAGCCACTCGATCCCGCTCTACGGCAGCCGGATCACCACCTACACCGACGGGCGGTCGAAGATGGAGGCCCTGCTGACCGAAATCGCCTGCGCAAAGCACCACATCCACATCCAGTACTACATCCTCAACGACGACGAAACGGGCCGCCGCCTGCGCGACGCGCTGATCGCAAAGGCCCGCGAAGGGGTCGAGGTACGCATCCTCTACGACGACGTGGGCAGCAGCGGGGCCAAAAAATCCTTTTTCCGCAGCATGCGCAGCGAAGGCATCGAGGTCTACGCCTTCCTGCACGTCAAATTCCCGCTCTTCACCAGCAAGGTCAACTACCGCAACCACCGCAAGATCGCCGTCATCGACGGCTGCGTGGGCTTCCTCGGCGGCATGAACATCGCCGACCGCTACGTCCGCGGCACCCGATGGGGCACATGGCGCGACACCCATTTCCGGATCGAGGGCAGCGGCGCCGCGGGCCTTCAGGCGTCGTTCCTGAGCGACTGGTCGGCGACCACCAAGCAGCAGATCGCCGCGGCGGAATACTATCCCCCCGCGGCGCGTTTCACCGACAACATCATGCAGATCGTCTCCAGCGGCCCCTTCGGCAAATGGCGGACGCTGCTGCAGGCCGACAGCTACGCCATCGCCCGCGCCCGGCGGCGGGTGTGGATCCAAACCCCCTACTACCTTCCGTCCGACGTCCTCAACTCGGCGCTGCAGGAGGCCGCGCTGGCGGGCATCGACGTGCGGCTGATGCTCCCCGCACGCTCCGATTCGAAGGTCGTGGATCTGGCGACGCACTCCTACCTCGACGACATGATGAAGGCCGGCGTAAAGATACTCTTCTACATGCCGGGATTCCTGCACTCCAAACTGCTCATCATCGACGACATGCTCTCGGTCATCGGCTCCGCGAACATGGACTTCCGCAGTTTCGAACACAACTTCGAAGTCAACGCCTTCGTCTACGACGGGGAATTCACGGCGCGCATGGCCTCCGTCTTCGAAGAGGACCAGTCGCGCAGCCATCCGCTCACCCCGGCCGAATGGTTCCGCCGCCCCCGGAGCCGCCGCGTCGCCGAATCGCTCATGCGGGTCTTCTCGCCGCTGCTGTAA
- a CDS encoding sensor histidine kinase, which yields MLIKILLVISIIVQTLATAYALRLVRATKYNSVWILFIVGFSLLSVERFVQLLMAGGHYVPRWWFGYLGIVVSVCLSIGVMYAHKLFKYIDRLNRQRQLLNKRILTAVLRTEEKARSRFSKELHDGLGPLLSSARMSLSALSREERSADQREIIDNTTYVIDEAIRSLREISNNLSPHVLNDFGLARGVQNFIDKSAAMHDAKIRFTTNLRTERYDTDIEVILYRVICELINNSLKHAACTSINLSLSQNGSELALDYTDDGRGFNPQAMMDCGMGLSNISSRINSLGGTFDISSAKGKGMRAAIRVNTQQEPALPKRKRRNR from the coding sequence ATGCTGATCAAAATCCTGCTCGTCATTTCGATCATCGTCCAGACCCTCGCCACGGCTTACGCCCTGCGGCTGGTACGCGCCACCAAGTACAACTCGGTGTGGATTCTCTTTATCGTGGGCTTTTCGCTGCTCTCCGTCGAGCGGTTCGTGCAGCTGCTGATGGCCGGCGGGCACTACGTGCCGCGCTGGTGGTTCGGCTATCTGGGGATCGTGGTCTCGGTATGTCTGTCGATCGGCGTCATGTATGCCCACAAGCTGTTCAAATACATCGACCGTCTGAACCGGCAGCGGCAGCTGCTCAACAAACGCATCCTCACGGCCGTGCTCCGCACCGAGGAGAAGGCCCGGTCGCGCTTCTCGAAGGAGCTGCACGACGGACTCGGCCCGCTGCTGTCGTCGGCCCGGATGTCGCTCTCGGCGCTTTCGCGCGAGGAGCGCTCTGCGGACCAGCGCGAGATCATCGACAATACGACCTATGTGATCGACGAGGCGATCCGTTCGCTGCGCGAGATCTCGAACAACCTCTCGCCGCATGTGCTCAACGATTTCGGACTGGCGCGCGGCGTGCAGAACTTCATCGACAAGAGCGCGGCGATGCACGACGCGAAGATACGCTTCACGACGAACCTCCGCACGGAGCGTTACGATACGGATATAGAGGTGATCCTCTACCGCGTGATCTGCGAGCTGATAAACAACTCGCTCAAGCACGCCGCCTGCACGTCGATCAACCTGTCGCTGTCGCAGAACGGCTCGGAGCTGGCTCTCGACTACACGGATGACGGGCGCGGGTTCAATCCGCAGGCGATGATGGACTGCGGCATGGGGCTTTCGAACATCTCGTCGCGCATCAATTCGCTGGGCGGGACCTTCGACATTTCGAGCGCCAAGGGCAAAGGCATGCGCGCCGCGATCCGGGTCAATACGCAGCAGGAACCGGCGCTCCCGAAGCGCAAACGCCGTAACCGGTAG
- a CDS encoding UbiX family flavin prenyltransferase gives MKIVVAITAASGGIYARLTLERLLRSSEVSQIALVCSAHAREVLAHEDVVLPEDGRIRLFGNDDLFAPPASGSARYDAMVVVPSTVGTVGRVAAGAAQSLIERAADVMLKERRRLVFVVRETPLSLIHLRNMTALTEAGAVILPACPSFYAGAQDVETLCGTVADRAVALLGVDAEHYEWGE, from the coding sequence ATGAAGATCGTCGTCGCCATAACCGCCGCCAGCGGCGGTATTTACGCCCGGCTGACACTCGAACGGCTGCTGCGCTCGTCCGAAGTGTCGCAGATCGCGCTCGTATGCAGCGCCCATGCCCGCGAAGTGCTGGCGCACGAGGATGTCGTGCTGCCGGAGGATGGGCGTATCCGGCTCTTCGGCAACGACGATCTGTTTGCGCCGCCGGCGAGCGGCTCGGCCCGCTACGACGCGATGGTCGTCGTGCCCTCGACGGTCGGCACCGTGGGGCGTGTGGCGGCCGGTGCGGCGCAGAGCCTGATCGAGCGGGCCGCCGACGTGATGCTCAAGGAGCGTCGGCGGCTGGTGTTCGTGGTGCGCGAGACGCCCCTGTCGCTGATCCACCTGCGCAACATGACGGCGCTGACCGAAGCCGGGGCCGTGATTCTGCCCGCATGCCCTTCGTTTTACGCCGGGGCGCAGGACGTCGAGACCCTCTGCGGTACGGTCGCCGACCGCGCCGTGGCGCTGCTCGGCGTCGATGCGGAGCACTATGAATGGGGCGAATAG
- a CDS encoding DUF4837 family protein gives MKTFFRIAAAAALFAAMTACDAFHSLTKSRLKTAQGSPYELIVVCPQQEWTGELGDTLRSILTAPVPYLNQTEPLFDVLRVTERGFTGMVADHRNILKIVEDPSLAATNIAVQYDVTAEPQIVLTLQGPDDKALTDYLSEHRESLVQVLEKAERDRAVKFAEAFSEQRVAKAIKSTFGVDMTVPKGYVLAADEKDFLWARYEYPTASQGFFIYSYPYRGKESLSPGALLAARNEFAARIPGPSDGSYMTTSEAFEPDYRMFRMEGRLWCELRGFWDVHGDFMGGPFVSYTTVDTATGRVLTIDCYVYSPKNHKRNYVRGVEHLLYLLKFPEQPRQ, from the coding sequence ATGAAAACGTTTTTCCGCATTGCCGCAGCCGCGGCCCTTTTCGCAGCGATGACGGCCTGCGACGCATTCCATTCGCTGACAAAATCGCGGCTCAAAACCGCTCAAGGCTCCCCCTACGAGCTGATCGTCGTCTGCCCCCAGCAGGAGTGGACGGGCGAGCTGGGCGACACGCTGCGCTCGATACTCACGGCTCCGGTTCCCTACCTCAACCAGACCGAGCCGCTGTTCGACGTGCTCCGCGTCACCGAACGGGGATTCACGGGCATGGTCGCCGACCACCGCAACATCCTCAAGATCGTCGAAGACCCTTCGCTCGCCGCGACCAACATCGCCGTCCAGTACGACGTGACGGCCGAACCGCAGATCGTGCTGACCCTGCAGGGTCCCGACGACAAGGCGCTCACCGACTACCTCTCCGAGCACCGCGAAAGTCTGGTGCAGGTGCTCGAAAAGGCCGAGCGCGACCGGGCGGTCAAATTCGCCGAAGCCTTCTCCGAACAGCGCGTCGCCAAGGCGATAAAGAGCACGTTCGGGGTCGACATGACCGTACCGAAAGGCTATGTGCTGGCCGCCGACGAGAAGGATTTCCTCTGGGCGCGCTACGAATACCCCACGGCCAGTCAGGGCTTCTTCATCTATTCCTACCCCTACCGGGGCAAGGAGTCGCTCTCGCCGGGCGCCCTGCTCGCGGCGCGCAACGAATTCGCCGCCCGCATTCCGGGTCCGTCCGACGGTTCGTACATGACCACCTCCGAAGCGTTCGAACCCGACTACCGCATGTTCCGCATGGAGGGACGCCTGTGGTGCGAGCTGCGCGGTTTCTGGGATGTCCACGGCGACTTCATGGGCGGCCCGTTCGTCAGCTACACGACCGTCGATACGGCCACCGGCCGCGTCCTGACCATCGACTGCTACGTCTACTCGCCCAAAAACCACAAGCGCAACTACGTGCGCGGCGTGGAGCACCTGCTCTACCTGCTGAAATTTCCGGAGCAGCCCCGGCAGTAA
- a CDS encoding RagB/SusD family nutrient uptake outer membrane protein, producing MKKIIFTLAAVGMLSACSLDETPYGFYSSDNFYKTEEDAESGLMYAYNALNYLEYLRGIWYLGDIPTETMYPKSDEPGDIHMLQQWTVNSETELTMYYFKYCYIGINRANTVIERVSGGNLNETVKNRVVGEALFLRAWNYFNLVRAYGRVPLYTEPISSLEETTPQMAESIDKIYDRILEDLLAAEKMLTVNKVFGRIDKVGAQALLSKVYLTLASSIACKAPGYASAPRNADEMYTQAAYWSRKVVFDYKETYNFDSDLRSIYDVTKPDGPEHIFIMGIDRSGTHEGMYSKIPLQFLPNNGSAPIYIRYSDGSLQKGNGNGWGVFLIEDNFVEKTFLATDKRRTELIHKDIYDQTGKLVTPSPVRGYFSAKYVDPDFIGERTSARPFLIRYSDIALVFAEAAGPDEGLALVNEIRRRAGIPELPEGMSLAEFRKAVIQERALELAFEGNRLYDLRRTASVTATVPEATKLSEEQAAFYPIPQRELDLNPNVK from the coding sequence ATGAAAAAGATCATATTCACGCTCGCTGCGGTCGGCATGCTTTCGGCCTGCTCGCTGGACGAGACCCCCTACGGCTTCTATTCGAGCGACAACTTCTACAAGACGGAGGAGGATGCCGAATCGGGCCTGATGTACGCCTACAATGCGTTGAACTACCTCGAATACCTCCGCGGAATCTGGTATCTGGGCGACATCCCGACCGAAACGATGTATCCCAAATCGGACGAGCCGGGCGACATCCACATGCTGCAGCAATGGACCGTCAATTCGGAAACCGAGCTGACGATGTACTACTTCAAATACTGCTACATCGGCATCAACCGCGCCAACACGGTCATCGAACGCGTTTCGGGAGGCAATCTGAACGAAACGGTGAAAAACCGCGTGGTCGGCGAGGCCCTGTTTCTGAGGGCATGGAACTATTTCAACCTCGTCCGGGCCTACGGCCGGGTTCCGCTCTACACCGAGCCGATCTCGTCGCTCGAAGAGACGACGCCCCAGATGGCCGAGTCGATCGACAAGATCTACGACCGGATTCTGGAGGACCTGCTCGCGGCCGAAAAGATGCTCACGGTAAACAAGGTCTTCGGCCGCATCGACAAGGTCGGCGCGCAGGCCCTGCTCTCGAAAGTCTACCTGACGCTCGCGTCGAGCATCGCCTGCAAGGCTCCCGGCTACGCCTCGGCGCCGCGCAACGCCGACGAAATGTATACGCAGGCCGCCTACTGGTCGCGCAAGGTGGTTTTCGACTATAAGGAGACGTACAACTTCGACAGCGACCTGCGCAGCATCTACGACGTTACGAAACCCGACGGACCGGAACACATCTTCATCATGGGCATCGACCGCAGCGGCACGCACGAAGGCATGTATTCGAAAATCCCGCTCCAGTTCCTGCCCAACAACGGCTCCGCGCCGATTTACATCCGCTACAGCGACGGCAGCCTCCAGAAGGGCAACGGCAACGGCTGGGGCGTCTTCCTGATCGAGGACAACTTCGTGGAGAAGACCTTCCTCGCCACCGACAAGCGGCGCACAGAGCTGATCCACAAGGACATCTACGACCAGACCGGCAAACTCGTCACCCCCTCTCCCGTTCGCGGCTACTTCTCGGCCAAATACGTCGATCCCGACTTCATCGGCGAACGCACCAGCGCCCGTCCCTTCCTGATCCGCTATTCGGACATCGCGCTCGTCTTCGCCGAAGCGGCCGGTCCCGACGAAGGACTGGCGCTGGTCAACGAAATCCGCCGGCGCGCCGGAATCCCGGAGCTGCCGGAGGGCATGAGTCTCGCCGAATTCCGCAAAGCCGTCATTCAGGAGCGCGCCCTCGAACTGGCGTTCGAAGGCAACCGCCTCTACGACCTGCGCCGCACGGCGTCGGTCACCGCTACGGTTCCCGAAGCCACGAAACTCTCCGAAGAGCAGGCGGCCTTCTACCCGATCCCGCAGCGCGAACTCGATTTGAATCCGAACGTTAAATAG
- a CDS encoding polysaccharide deacetylase family protein, with product MPDLIWEIDDPEGVFLTFDDGPTPGITEWILATLDKYDAKATFFVLGKNVEMYPDLFRRIVDAGHKVGNHTYSHQKGWGMSLERYTEDVDFANDLIHSELFRPPYARITPAQARFLGQRYKLVMWDIISRDYNRNLSPRTCLRNVTKYLAPGAIVVFHDSEKAFRNMRYALPRTLEKIRQMGLKCKAIEF from the coding sequence ATGCCGGACCTGATCTGGGAGATCGACGACCCGGAGGGCGTGTTCCTCACGTTCGACGACGGACCGACTCCCGGCATTACCGAGTGGATTCTCGCCACACTGGACAAGTACGATGCCAAAGCGACGTTTTTCGTGTTGGGAAAAAACGTCGAGATGTATCCCGACCTGTTCAGGCGCATCGTCGATGCGGGACACAAGGTGGGCAACCACACCTATTCGCACCAGAAGGGGTGGGGCATGAGTCTCGAACGCTATACGGAGGATGTGGATTTTGCCAACGACCTGATTCATAGCGAACTGTTCCGGCCGCCCTATGCGCGGATCACGCCGGCGCAGGCGCGGTTTCTGGGGCAGCGTTACAAGCTGGTGATGTGGGACATCATTTCGCGCGACTACAACCGCAACCTCTCGCCCCGGACCTGCCTGAGGAACGTGACGAAGTATCTGGCGCCGGGGGCTATCGTGGTGTTTCATGACAGCGAGAAAGCCTTCCGCAACATGCGCTACGCCCTGCCCCGCACGCTGGAGAAAATCAGACAGATGGGGCTGAAATGCAAAGCCATCGAATTCTGA
- the efp gene encoding elongation factor P, with protein sequence MATTADIKIGMCIELDGKTFQIVDFQHVKPGKGPAFVRTKLKNLESGRVLDNTFSAGSKIEPVRVERRPYQFTYEDDLGAHFMHTETFEEINIDKDLITNYDLMADGQIVEVMFHTEKETVLSAELPPIVDMEVTYTEPGIKGDTASTNSLKPATVNTGATVRVPLFINTGDKIRVDTRTREYYERIK encoded by the coding sequence ATGGCAACTACAGCTGACATCAAGATCGGTATGTGCATCGAACTGGATGGCAAGACCTTCCAGATCGTGGATTTCCAGCACGTGAAGCCGGGGAAAGGCCCTGCTTTCGTGCGCACCAAACTCAAGAACCTCGAATCGGGCCGCGTACTCGACAACACCTTCTCCGCAGGATCGAAGATCGAACCCGTACGCGTCGAACGCCGTCCCTATCAGTTCACCTACGAGGATGATCTGGGCGCCCACTTCATGCACACGGAGACCTTCGAGGAGATCAATATCGACAAGGACCTGATCACCAACTACGACCTGATGGCCGACGGCCAGATCGTCGAGGTGATGTTCCACACCGAGAAGGAGACCGTGCTTTCGGCCGAGCTTCCCCCGATCGTGGACATGGAGGTGACCTACACCGAGCCGGGCATCAAGGGCGATACCGCATCGACCAACTCGCTCAAACCCGCCACGGTCAATACCGGCGCAACGGTCCGCGTGCCGCTGTTCATCAACACGGGCGACAAGATCCGCGTAGACACCCGCACGCGCGAATATTACGAGCGTATCAAGTAA
- a CDS encoding response regulator encodes MERKIVLVDDHSLFRNGLRGLLERCAGCRVVGEAASGEEFLAMLPGLETDVVFMDFAMPGLDGAQTTERALARRPDLRIITLSMFGEESYYSRMVQAGARGFLLKDSDIGDVIEAIDAVMSGGSYFSPQLLSSLTGRMRTRDDVPDEQLSVREREILVAVCRGLSNQEIADELFISKRTVDKHRANILEKTGCKNTASLVVYAIRNGIVEI; translated from the coding sequence ATGGAACGCAAAATAGTACTCGTAGACGATCATTCGCTCTTCCGCAACGGACTGCGGGGGCTGCTCGAACGCTGCGCCGGGTGCCGCGTCGTGGGCGAAGCCGCCAGCGGCGAGGAGTTTCTCGCGATGCTGCCCGGACTGGAGACCGACGTGGTCTTCATGGATTTCGCCATGCCGGGACTCGATGGGGCGCAGACCACCGAACGGGCGCTGGCCCGGCGGCCCGATCTGCGGATCATCACCCTCTCGATGTTCGGCGAGGAGAGCTATTATTCGCGCATGGTGCAGGCCGGGGCGCGGGGATTTCTGCTGAAGGATTCCGACATCGGCGACGTGATCGAGGCCATCGACGCGGTGATGTCGGGCGGAAGCTATTTCAGCCCCCAGCTGCTTTCATCGCTCACGGGGCGGATGCGCACGCGCGACGACGTGCCCGACGAGCAGCTCTCGGTCCGCGAACGCGAGATTCTGGTGGCCGTGTGCCGCGGACTGTCCAATCAGGAGATCGCCGACGAACTGTTTATTTCGAAGCGCACGGTGGACAAGCACCGGGCCAACATTCTCGAAAAGACCGGCTGCAAGAACACCGCCAGTCTGGTCGTTTACGCCATCCGCAACGGAATCGTCGAAATCTGA